A part of Methanomassiliicoccales archaeon genomic DNA contains:
- a CDS encoding 50S ribosomal protein L44e yields MKMPRAIKTYCPTCKVHTDHEVERVKKKKASELKWGQRRFRRATSGYGGFPRPKPEGREKPTKRISLRYRCKKCKKAHQKPCFRAKKFELTE; encoded by the coding sequence ATGAAGATGCCCAGGGCGATCAAGACTTACTGTCCCACTTGCAAGGTCCACACCGACCATGAGGTCGAGAGGGTCAAGAAGAAGAAGGCAAGTGAGCTCAAGTGGGGCCAGAGGAGATTCAGGAGGGCCACCTCAGGTTATGGAGGTTTCCCAAGGCCAAAGCCGGAGGGGCGTGAGAAGCCCACCAAGAGGATCTCCCTCAGATACCGCTGCAAGAAATGCAAGAAAGCGCACCAGAAGCCATGCTTCCGTGCAAAGAAGTTCGAGCTGACGGAGTGA
- a CDS encoding ArsR family transcriptional regulator, whose protein sequence is MVERGFNKKDETLVEILMGTGMPKNVAKTLAYLRKKEETTSVDIELSTQLRQPEVSIAMQELRRRKWVIKRDIKKEGKGRPVHSYKLAIPFERIIETLEKEERKRIERIEANIELLKQQAQQGQGP, encoded by the coding sequence ATGGTCGAGAGAGGCTTTAACAAGAAAGACGAGACGCTCGTCGAGATACTGATGGGCACAGGCATGCCCAAGAACGTCGCCAAGACGTTGGCCTACCTGCGCAAGAAGGAGGAGACCACGTCGGTCGACATCGAGCTTTCTACCCAGCTGAGGCAGCCAGAGGTCTCGATAGCGATGCAGGAGCTAAGAAGGCGCAAGTGGGTCATCAAGCGTGACATAAAGAAAGAGGGAAAGGGCAGGCCTGTGCATTCGTACAAGCTCGCGATACCTTTTGAAAGGATCATAGAGACATTGGAAAAAGAAGAGAGGAAGCGCATCGAGAGGATCGAGGCGAACATAGAGCTGCTGAAGCAACAGGCCCAGCAGGGACAGGGTCCCTGA
- a CDS encoding ribbon-helix-helix protein, CopG family produces the protein MEENDLEKVTLRLPARYVRALDFLVKADDFPSRSEAIRAAIRDFIYARVDLVADKMKKMEEAERTLASIEEMEQRYLRK, from the coding sequence ATGGAGGAGAACGACCTCGAAAAAGTGACCCTTCGTCTACCGGCCCGATATGTGAGGGCATTGGACTTCCTGGTGAAGGCCGATGACTTCCCATCACGGTCAGAGGCGATAAGGGCAGCCATCCGTGACTTCATCTACGCAAGGGTCGACCTTGTGGCAGACAAGATGAAGAAGATGGAAGAGGCCGAACGGACCCTAGCGAGCATCGAGGAGATGGAACAAAGGTATCTGAGGAAGTAG
- a CDS encoding MBL fold metallo-hydrolase, giving the protein MTTITFLGTGGGRFSTIYQVRSTGGIYVRDGANVHIDPGPGALVNMARLRLDPAKTDAILVSHCHPDHYTDTEVLLEGMTRGGLKRRGTLAGSTSVIEGDGCHGPAVSAYHKGLPERVLSLSPGDTFALGKIGISVTPTRHSDPVGVGFVLRTSSGQISYMSDTELDEKVVRSHEGARLLILSLTRPLGSRVPNHICTEDAAEIARRIRPEAVVLTHFGAKLVYNGTSRQAQYVEQESGVRTIAAEDLMTVTVGKKIRAVKGPERVEKGPLISGCSKAVD; this is encoded by the coding sequence ATGACGACCATAACATTCCTAGGGACGGGCGGGGGGAGGTTCTCCACCATATACCAGGTCCGCTCCACGGGGGGCATATACGTCAGGGACGGGGCGAACGTCCACATCGATCCCGGCCCAGGCGCCCTGGTGAACATGGCCAGGTTGAGACTGGACCCCGCCAAGACCGATGCCATACTGGTTTCACATTGTCACCCTGACCACTACACAGACACGGAGGTGCTGCTCGAGGGCATGACGCGGGGAGGTCTTAAGAGAAGGGGGACGCTCGCAGGCAGCACGAGCGTCATTGAAGGCGACGGGTGTCATGGCCCAGCCGTATCAGCCTATCACAAAGGTCTTCCGGAGAGGGTGCTCTCTCTGTCGCCAGGCGACACGTTCGCCCTTGGAAAGATTGGGATATCCGTGACACCTACCAGGCACAGCGATCCCGTTGGGGTCGGATTCGTGCTCAGAACTAGCTCTGGCCAGATATCATACATGAGCGACACCGAGCTGGACGAGAAGGTGGTGAGGAGCCATGAGGGGGCGAGGCTGCTCATACTCTCATTGACAAGGCCCCTCGGTTCCAGGGTCCCCAACCATATTTGTACCGAGGATGCTGCGGAGATCGCGAGGCGTATACGTCCAGAAGCGGTCGTTCTTACTCATTTCGGCGCTAAACTGGTCTATAATGGCACATCGAGGCAAGCTCAATATGTGGAGCAGGAGAGCGGGGTAAGGACAATAGCCGCCGAGGACCTTATGACCGTCACGGTCGGGAAGAAGATCAGGGCGGTCAAAGGGCCGGAGAGGGTTGAGAAGGGGCCTTTGATCAGCGGATGCTCAAAAGCGGTGGACTGA
- a CDS encoding amidohydrolase family protein, which produces MRLLIKDATVVTQDAKRRIIRGDVLVEDGRIAAVGTSDADADETIEAKGDIVMPGLINTHTHVAMAVMKGMADDVPFPDFLEKVFAIDSDRTEKDLLLGSRLGIFEMLRSGTTTFVDLYYSEDIVARAVTETGIRGVLCWAVLDEEFTTQKGNPLDNCRRFCEDHKDNERVIPGIGLQGVYVCSTETFLKADEMSRKEGLLMHMHLSETRKEVYDHKDKHGKRPAEHLESIGVLSDRVLAAHAAWLTMNEVRALGRNHCSVATCPVSNMKLATGGIAPIPEMIANGVNVTVATDGSTTNNSLDMLSEMKFLSLLQKSSRWDPTVLPAQQVLDLATVNAAKAIGMPDLGSIELGKRADLAILDGSAPNLRPLVPENIVSNIVYSANAGNVKTVVCDGKIVMRDRKILTIDERKVVEESEGILKGLRDRGASIL; this is translated from the coding sequence ATGCGCCTTTTGATCAAGGATGCGACTGTGGTCACCCAGGATGCGAAAAGGAGGATAATCAGAGGAGATGTCCTGGTCGAGGATGGAAGGATAGCTGCGGTCGGCACCTCCGATGCCGACGCGGATGAGACCATCGAGGCGAAAGGCGACATCGTCATGCCAGGGCTCATTAACACGCACACCCATGTGGCCATGGCCGTCATGAAGGGGATGGCGGACGACGTCCCATTCCCAGATTTTTTAGAAAAGGTGTTCGCGATCGATTCCGACAGGACCGAAAAGGACCTTCTCCTCGGTTCCAGATTGGGCATATTCGAGATGCTCCGTTCAGGAACGACGACCTTCGTGGACCTCTATTATTCTGAGGATATCGTCGCCAGGGCCGTCACAGAGACCGGGATAAGGGGGGTGCTATGTTGGGCCGTCCTCGACGAGGAGTTCACGACCCAGAAGGGCAATCCTTTGGACAACTGCAGAAGGTTCTGTGAGGACCACAAAGACAACGAGAGGGTCATACCGGGCATCGGTCTCCAGGGGGTGTACGTCTGCTCTACGGAGACGTTCCTTAAGGCAGATGAGATGTCGAGAAAGGAAGGCCTTCTTATGCACATGCACCTTTCGGAGACGCGCAAGGAGGTCTACGACCATAAGGACAAGCATGGCAAGAGACCGGCCGAGCATCTTGAGTCGATAGGCGTCCTGAGCGATAGGGTCCTTGCCGCACATGCCGCCTGGCTGACCATGAACGAGGTCCGAGCCCTTGGAAGGAATCATTGTTCCGTCGCCACCTGCCCTGTATCGAACATGAAGCTTGCGACCGGAGGCATCGCGCCGATACCGGAGATGATTGCAAATGGCGTCAACGTCACCGTTGCCACCGATGGATCGACCACCAACAACAGCCTCGACATGCTCTCGGAGATGAAGTTCCTATCGTTACTTCAAAAATCCAGCAGATGGGACCCGACCGTGCTGCCGGCCCAACAGGTGTTGGACCTCGCCACGGTGAACGCCGCCAAGGCGATAGGAATGCCCGACCTGGGCTCGATAGAGTTAGGGAAGAGGGCGGACCTGGCCATCCTCGACGGCTCGGCGCCGAACCTAAGGCCGTTGGTCCCTGAGAACATCGTCTCGAACATCGTCTACAGCGCGAATGCAGGTAATGTGAAGACGGTGGTCTGTGATGGTAAGATCGTGATGAGGGACAGGAAGATCCTTACGATCGATGAGCGGAAGGTCGTAGAAGAGAGCGAGGGCATCTTAAAAGGTCTTCGTGACCGAGGAGCCTCAATTTTATAA
- a CDS encoding proteasome assembly chaperone family protein, which yields MDNILMIEKERPVLKDPIFIEGLPGVGNVGKLAADHMVEQLKGVKFADIYSKFFPPQVLVDDNGLIRLVSNELYYVKMEGQEHDLIILLGDYQGLTPEGQYELSYHMLQYIRGYNVKRIYTLGGYGVGRLLENPRVLGAATHPHLVEEMKAKGVIFSKGEPGSGIVGASGLLLGLGKNFGMEAVCLMGETSGYFVDPKGAEAVLKVLSSIVGVNVDYSALRDKAEQIDALASKLKEAEEPVVPKREDLGYIG from the coding sequence ATGGACAATATTCTTATGATCGAGAAGGAGAGACCGGTACTGAAGGACCCAATATTCATCGAGGGGCTTCCCGGTGTCGGCAATGTAGGCAAGCTGGCAGCTGACCACATGGTCGAGCAGCTGAAGGGGGTTAAGTTCGCCGACATCTACTCTAAGTTCTTCCCCCCGCAGGTGCTCGTCGACGACAATGGGCTGATCAGGCTGGTCAGCAACGAGCTCTACTATGTGAAGATGGAGGGGCAGGAGCATGACCTCATCATCCTCCTTGGGGACTACCAAGGCCTTACGCCAGAGGGCCAGTATGAACTGTCCTATCACATGCTCCAGTATATCAGAGGTTACAATGTCAAACGTATCTACACCCTTGGGGGCTATGGTGTAGGAAGATTGCTGGAGAACCCGAGGGTGCTCGGTGCGGCCACACACCCCCATCTCGTCGAGGAGATGAAGGCAAAGGGGGTCATCTTCTCAAAGGGGGAGCCAGGCAGCGGGATTGTCGGTGCTTCGGGCCTGCTCCTGGGACTGGGCAAGAACTTCGGTATGGAGGCTGTATGCCTTATGGGCGAGACGTCAGGTTACTTCGTCGACCCTAAGGGCGCGGAGGCGGTTTTGAAGGTGCTATCCTCCATCGTCGGCGTCAACGTCGATTATAGTGCTCTGAGGGACAAGGCGGAGCAGATCGACGCCCTAGCATCGAAGCTGAAGGAGGCCGAGGAGCCTGTCGTGCCCAAGCGCGAGGACCTGGGCTACATCGGTTGA
- a CDS encoding translation initiation factor IF-2 subunit alpha, whose amino-acid sequence MPKTSEFPEEGELVVCTVQNVKSFGAFVTLDEYGNKEGFIHVRDVATGWVKYIRDFIREGQKIVCKVLGVDPSKGHIDLSLKTVNEHQRRDKIQEWKNENKADKLMEIVAERLRMPVKECFEKFGFALMEHFGTLYAAFEACAANPKALQEAGFEGDWNNVFIEVAKENVTPPFVQISGYLEMRCPAPDGIEKIKGSLLAGLEGREDKMTVQYIGAPKYRVVVTAADYKEAEEELKAGTTIMINRIKECGGEGVFNREANK is encoded by the coding sequence ATGCCAAAGACCAGCGAGTTCCCGGAAGAAGGCGAGCTCGTTGTATGTACAGTTCAGAACGTGAAGAGCTTCGGCGCCTTCGTCACCCTGGATGAGTACGGCAACAAGGAGGGCTTCATCCACGTGAGGGATGTTGCCACCGGGTGGGTCAAATACATCAGGGACTTCATACGCGAAGGCCAAAAGATCGTCTGCAAGGTCCTGGGCGTCGACCCCAGCAAGGGGCACATAGACCTCTCGTTGAAGACCGTCAACGAGCACCAGCGACGTGACAAGATCCAGGAATGGAAGAACGAGAACAAGGCCGACAAACTGATGGAGATAGTGGCCGAGCGGCTCAGGATGCCGGTAAAGGAGTGCTTTGAGAAGTTCGGCTTCGCTCTCATGGAGCATTTCGGAACCCTGTACGCCGCCTTCGAGGCGTGCGCCGCGAACCCCAAGGCACTGCAAGAGGCGGGCTTTGAGGGCGACTGGAACAATGTTTTTATCGAGGTCGCGAAGGAGAACGTCACACCGCCGTTCGTACAGATATCGGGGTATCTCGAGATGAGATGTCCTGCGCCTGATGGCATAGAGAAGATAAAGGGGTCCCTCTTGGCCGGACTGGAAGGAAGGGAGGACAAGATGACCGTCCAATACATCGGCGCGCCAAAGTATCGTGTCGTGGTCACCGCGGCCGATTACAAAGAGGCCGAGGAAGAGCTCAAGGCGGGGACCACCATAATGATCAACAGGATCAAGGAATGCGGTGGAGAGGGCGTCTTCAACCGCGAGGCAAACAAGTGA
- the rpiA gene encoding ribose-5-phosphate isomerase RpiA: MSELKKAAERAVGLVKDGMILGLGTGSTTYYAVEAIGRLVAQGYDLKGVPTSKATEEQARRLGIPLLELDDVDRIDLTIDGADEVDGRMDLIKGMGGALLREKMVAYVSRQEVIIVDGSKMVDKLGTRSPLPVEVVRFGHKRTRRHLEMLGCQPELKGGATPFITDNGNYIYNCRFDCIEDPYALELQLKQIPGVVETGLFLRMATKVVIARENGIEIRER; the protein is encoded by the coding sequence ATGAGCGAACTTAAAAAGGCGGCGGAGAGGGCGGTCGGGCTCGTCAAGGACGGCATGATATTGGGCCTGGGCACCGGAAGCACCACATATTACGCGGTGGAGGCGATCGGAAGGCTCGTCGCCCAGGGGTATGACCTCAAAGGTGTTCCGACGTCCAAGGCCACCGAGGAGCAGGCGAGGAGACTGGGCATACCTCTCTTAGAGCTTGACGACGTGGACCGTATCGACCTCACCATCGATGGCGCGGACGAGGTCGACGGAAGGATGGACCTGATCAAGGGGATGGGCGGCGCCCTTCTGAGGGAGAAGATGGTCGCGTACGTGTCAAGGCAGGAGGTCATCATCGTCGATGGGTCAAAGATGGTCGACAAGCTAGGTACGAGGTCGCCGCTCCCGGTGGAGGTCGTGAGGTTCGGGCATAAAAGGACGAGAAGGCACCTCGAGATGCTTGGCTGCCAACCGGAGCTCAAGGGCGGGGCGACGCCTTTCATCACCGACAACGGGAACTACATCTACAACTGCAGGTTCGATTGCATCGAGGACCCCTATGCCCTCGAGCTACAGCTCAAACAGATACCGGGCGTGGTAGAGACCGGTCTGTTCCTGAGAATGGCCACAAAGGTCGTGATCGCCCGGGAGAACGGCATAGAGATAAGAGAACGCTAG
- a CDS encoding RNA-protein complex protein Nop10 encodes MKTSLRKCDNCKEYTLKDVCPRCGQATTVPIPARYSPDDRYGKYRRMLLAKRRQ; translated from the coding sequence ATGAAGACCTCGCTCAGGAAATGTGACAATTGTAAGGAATACACCTTGAAGGATGTGTGCCCCAGATGCGGTCAGGCTACGACCGTCCCTATACCGGCGAGATACTCGCCCGACGACCGCTATGGCAAATACAGGAGAATGCTCTTGGCAAAGAGGAGGCAGTGA
- a CDS encoding creatininase family protein, whose translation MRIEEMSSVDFAKAVKKGPVVILPFGAVEAHGEHLPLGTDSFQPMYVADEVARRIGGLVAPIVAYGQHSSTRRMPGTLGIRMETLKAVAIDVVSSLYDQGIRKVVILTGHAGTVHMAALKSAGEELVWKYEDLQLMVLSDYDYAFKMKDELCGEEDDGHGGIIETSRVLALRPELVKKKRRRGCATSPNFMVVRHPERFYPDCFVGDAAKASAEKGKKVNDFVVEKLTAAIKMNFGV comes from the coding sequence ATGAGGATCGAGGAGATGAGCTCGGTGGATTTCGCCAAGGCGGTGAAGAAAGGCCCTGTGGTCATACTTCCCTTTGGGGCGGTCGAGGCGCACGGTGAGCATCTGCCCTTGGGAACGGACTCGTTCCAGCCCATGTATGTCGCAGATGAGGTCGCCAGGAGGATAGGAGGGCTCGTGGCCCCGATAGTGGCATATGGGCAGCACAGCTCCACAAGGCGGATGCCCGGCACGCTGGGCATAAGGATGGAGACCCTCAAGGCGGTCGCCATAGATGTGGTCTCATCGCTCTATGACCAAGGCATCAGGAAGGTCGTGATATTGACAGGCCACGCCGGGACCGTGCACATGGCCGCCCTCAAGTCCGCAGGAGAGGAGCTTGTCTGGAAATATGAGGACCTTCAGCTCATGGTGCTCTCCGATTATGATTATGCGTTCAAGATGAAGGACGAGCTCTGCGGAGAGGAGGACGATGGCCATGGGGGCATAATCGAGACCTCCAGGGTCTTGGCGCTGAGGCCCGAGCTTGTAAAGAAGAAAAGGAGGCGCGGATGCGCGACGAGCCCGAACTTCATGGTCGTCCGTCATCCGGAGAGGTTCTATCCCGACTGCTTCGTCGGGGATGCGGCAAAGGCCAGTGCCGAGAAGGGCAAGAAGGTGAACGATTTCGTGGTCGAGAAGCTGACCGCGGCGATCAAGATGAACTTCGGGGTCTGA
- a CDS encoding diphthine--ammonia ligase gives MKLAALFSGGKDSTYALYLEEQMGHEVTVLVTMVPRDPYAMLFHTLNLDLMPLHSRSMGKEVRMVRTSGEEKDDLRALSDELSALDVDGVVTGAIASDYQWDRINGVCERSGLRCLSPLWRKDQEMLLRDMVAAGIRAIIVGTFVEGMDRSWLGREIDTFAIDELIRLKKRFGINVSGEGGEYETLVLSSPLHSRPIKVLSSYVEEDRSSSRLVVTDADLA, from the coding sequence GTGAAGCTCGCCGCACTTTTCTCTGGAGGGAAGGACTCGACATACGCGCTCTATCTGGAAGAGCAGATGGGCCATGAGGTGACGGTGCTCGTCACCATGGTGCCGAGGGACCCCTATGCCATGCTCTTCCACACGTTGAACCTGGACCTCATGCCCCTGCATTCGAGGTCGATGGGCAAGGAGGTCAGGATGGTGAGGACGAGCGGCGAGGAGAAGGACGACCTGCGTGCGTTGAGCGATGAGCTTTCAGCTCTTGACGTCGACGGCGTCGTCACCGGTGCGATCGCGTCGGACTACCAATGGGACAGGATCAACGGCGTCTGCGAACGGTCGGGGCTGAGATGCCTCTCCCCCCTATGGAGGAAGGACCAGGAGATGCTCCTGAGGGACATGGTCGCCGCAGGCATCAGGGCCATCATCGTCGGCACCTTCGTGGAGGGCATGGACAGAAGCTGGCTGGGCAGGGAGATCGACACCTTCGCGATAGACGAGCTTATACGTCTTAAGAAGAGGTTTGGCATCAACGTCTCCGGCGAGGGCGGGGAGTACGAGACCCTCGTGCTCTCATCGCCTTTGCACTCCCGTCCGATCAAAGTGCTTTCCAGCTATGTGGAAGAGGACAGGTCGTCATCAAGGCTGGTGGTGACCGATGCGGACCTCGCATGA
- a CDS encoding 30S ribosomal protein S27e, translated as MLMTHTNNFVKIKCADCGNEQVAFKKPATNVTCHVCGSTLIRPKGGQGEIKGQLLEVVD; from the coding sequence ATGCTCATGACCCACACCAACAATTTCGTGAAGATCAAATGCGCGGACTGCGGGAACGAGCAGGTCGCGTTCAAGAAGCCAGCGACGAATGTCACCTGCCACGTGTGCGGCTCCACTTTGATCAGGCCCAAGGGAGGCCAAGGGGAGATCAAAGGGCAGCTGCTTGAGGTGGTCGACTAA